TGTTTTATATATTTTAAATTTTTATCCAGCATTTTTACTATTTCTTTCATTTTATTCTTCCCTTTCGTTTTTGCTTTCATTATAGCATTTTTTACATTTTATTGTCAATTATCTTTGGAAAGAACCTATATTAGTATACACTATACACTCTGCTTGATTTCGCAAAGAGGTTTGTCTTCAATCTGATATATATATAGTAGTTAACTACTATATATATATTTTACTATAATTATTTTAATTGTAAAGGTTGTTTACATATTTTAATGCTTCGCATTAAAATAGAACATATGTAATCGCCATATGTATTTTAACACCATTTCTTTAATATTTCAAGTTCTTTTTGGTTTTGTTTTGAGTTTTTAAAAACTGATTAATATATCAGGTGATTAATTAATTTTGGTTTTTTAGAATAAAGATGTTACAATATTAAAAATAAACCGTATAATGAACCAAGGCCATATGAAATATGCAATATCCAGAATGCGAGCATTGATGGAATGAAGAGGGTTATATCTTTATTTTTTATTGCTATTTTTAGTGAGAAATAGATTGAAAGGAAAAGATATATTGATAATATGGTGAAAAATAAAATTCTTGCTATTGGGGAGAATATTGAAGAGATAGAGCCGATTATTAAAAATAATACAAATAATAATGGTATTATATGTCTTAATGAAAATGCTTTCTTTGAATAATGCGTTGAAAGTATTACCCATAATCCATTTTGAAAATTATTTTTAAATAGGTCTTTGTAATTATCCCGGGCAATATAATATGCTTTTGCCTCTGGAATTAGCTTTATTTTAAATCCTGCCTTTTTTAATCTTAAATTCATTTCTATATCCTGATTTCTTTTTAATTCCGGGATAAATGTTCCGACTTTTTCAAAGACTTCCCTTTTGTATATTCCATATGCTACTGTGTCGACATATGTTTCATTTTCTATATTCGTTCTATATTTTGCGCCTCCAATGCCAAATGGATGGGATAATATTTTTGATATTGCAATGCCCGTTGTTTTTTTTGTTTCCTGGAATGGTTATCATTGATCCACCGGCTATATCGCATTTGTTTTCTTCCAATCTTTTTACACATGCTGATATATAGTTTTCAGAATATGTTGTATGTGCTCCTGCTATCATAATATAATCTCCATTTGCTTCTTTTATTCCAATATTTAATGCTATTGGAGTGATTTTATATTCATTGTCTATTATTTTTATATTGTCATTCTGATATTTTTTTATTATTTCTCTTGTTTTATCTTCACTCATTCCGTCAACTATTATTATTTCTTTTTCTGGATAATCGTTTTTTATTATTGAATCCAGACACTTTTCTATATGCTTTTCTTCGTTGAGTGTTGGAATGATTACAGAAACTTTTTTCAACGGTTTCACCTCCGTATGATAAACTCAATAAATTGTTTTTCCTTTTCTTCTGTCCATATGAATTTATTTTTATGTTTTTTTATGTTTTTCATTATTTCATCATAATTTTCATATGCTTTCAGGATCTTTTCTACTGATTCTTCTGTGTTTTTTGGATTTATTACTACACCAATTCCAAGTTTTTCAACTTCTTTTGCCATGGAAATAAATGTGTTTTTAACTATTACCGGGGTGTCACATGCTATTGAGTCGTAGTATTTGTTTGGCAGGGAAAATAAATCATTTTTATAGTTTCTATTTTTTACTGTGTTAAATGATATTAATGAAAATAATGATTTTGATAATTCTTCCATCATTTCATTATATGGGAGGAAGGTCGTATATTCATGAGGAATATCTTTAAAATATTCACTTTCCATACCTATTATTTTAAAGTTAAAACCTCTGTTTATTAATACTTTTATTATTTCTTTTTCATCATCAAGGTTTCTATTTATTTTTCCAACAAAGGATATTTCTTTTATTTTTTTCTTTGATTCAACCGATATTTCTGCATAATTTTTTAATATTAAATATTCTTTTTTTATTTTTAATTTTTGATATATATCATTTTTCATATCTTCAGAGACAAAAATGAGTTTGTCTGATAACTGTAATTGCTTTTCAAATATTTTCCACAATGCTTTTTCTTTTATTTGTTTTTTTATACCTGTGAGATTGTTTAAGAAGTTTTCAGGGTGGTATTCATGAATGTCGTATATTATTCTTTTCTTTCTTTTTTTTGCTATTTTAAATGGTTCTATCGGCCTGCTTGCCAGGAAGTGATGCATGTATAATATGTCATATTTTTTTTCTTTTATCATTTTTATTATTTGTCGGTCAAAGTTTAACCTCTGTTTTATTTCTTTTATTCTATTTTGAAAATTTATTTTGTATGTTATCGGAATATATTTTATATTTTTTTCTGTGTATTCTTTTTCTATTCCAGGAGTGATATATTGATATATGATTTCGTTTTCTTTTGATAATGATTTTACTGTTCTGAAAACCCTTTTGTCATATTTTGGATGCATATAGCCTATTATTAGTATTTTCATGTTTTTACCTCAACAAAATTTAATAAGAAGTTTTTAAGTCAGATACATGTAGTCTATTAGCAGTATTATCATATTATTTTTCATATAACCTAATTTCCTTTTTTACAATATTTTCCCATGTATAATTTTTTGATCTATCTAATAAAATATCTTTATTGTAACCTTTTTTTAATATTTCTATAACTCTATAAGCAAATTCTTTTTCAAAATTTTGGCCATCATTAATTATATATTTATCAAAATATATTGCTTCTGGAATCCCACCACTATTACTACCTATTACTAATGTTCCACAGGCATTAGCTTCTAAAACTACACATGGCCATCCTTCATTTCTACTTGGTAATATCATTATATCCATTGCATTCATATATTCTGCAACTTCATTTTGAGTTAATCTACCAGTAAAAATTATATCTAAATCTTTAGTCTTGTTTTCTATTTCCTTTTTTAATACACCATCACCAACTATAATAAACTTTATATTTTTCTTTTTCTCATTCATCAAATGAAATATTTCTGGTAGTTTATCAGCTCTTTTAATATAATTTAAATTACCAACGAAACCAACATAATAATAATTTTTTTCATATATTCCCAAATTTTTTCTAATTATACATTTTTCAAAAGATTTAAATATATTATTATCGAATCCGTTCGGAATTATTTCTGAATTATTACCGCTATATCCATATTCTTTTGCTTTTTTTAATAATGCGTTGCTAACAAAAATGCTTTTTTTTGCTTCTTCTAGCACTTCAAGATATATATTTTTCCTTTTTTTCATTACTAAATTAATATCACTTCCATGCAAAGATAAAAAATATGGTATATTATACTTTTTTGATAATATATTAGCCACCAATCCTGCTGGAAGCCTATTATATAATCCATGTGCATGGATTATATCAAATATCTTTATATTAATGACTTCTTCAACAGTTTTAGCAAACTTTTTTGCAAAATATTTCATATCAATTTCGTTCCATAATATTTCAAAAATATTAAATTTTTTTTCAACTTTGCTGTATTTTACACCATTTAGTTCTCTAATTGATTCTTCAGGATATTTTTTTAATATTTTTCTTAATATCTTTAGATTATCTTTATACATAACAGGTATAACTGTATAATCAATATTGAAATTATTATATTGTTCTAATCTTTTATTAATAAATATTCCTCTATTTATATTATTTGGAGAAGGAAACATATTTGATAATATTAATACTTTCATATTTTCACCTATTTAAAATTTCTTCATATATTTTTACTATTTTTCTAGTATATTCAATATACCCATGATTTCTTATTACATATTTCCTGGCATTTTTTCTTATATTTTTAAGTTTATTATAATTTTCATATATATATTCTAATATTTTTATTATATTTTCCTCATTCTTCTGCTTAATTAAAAAACCTGTTTCATTTTCTTTTATTACTTCTTTCATACCTCCAATATTAGAACATACAACAATTTTCTCACAAGACATGCCTTCTAACATACTTAACGATGTTGCTTCCTCAATTCCTTCCTTTGTTGTAATACTTGGTATCAACACAACATCACTAATTTGATAATATTTTACTATTTCTTCATGATTTACCCCTTCTAAAACTATCGCATTATTAGAATTATTTAAAATTTCTAATAATTTATTTTTTAAAGGTCCTCTTCCTGAAAATATATAATAAAAATTTTTATTTTTAATTTTTTTAAATGCTCTTGCAGCATATAGTACACCATTTTTATTTACATATCTTCTAGGTACCAATATTACAAAAGCTTTTTCTGGAATATTATATCGCTTCCTTAATTTTTTTATTTTTTCTTCGCTAATTGGAACAAATTTGTCTGTATCAACAAAATTAAATATAACTTCTATATTATTTTCAGGATAATTAAATTCGTTTATCAAATAATTCTTTATTCTTGTATCTACTGCAATAATCTTTTTTGCTTTTTTTATAGCTTTTCTTTCTATATTCAATGAATAATCATATATTTTCTTTGCATCTTTTTCTGTATAATCATTATAATTCAAGCTTTCTTTAGCAAAATATCCGTGTAAAGTTAATACAATATTATTATGATGTATTCCTATTAGAGATAATACATCATGAGCATGAATTATATTATATTTATTAAAATTATTCTTTTTAAAATATTCAATATTCAAATTTAATTTTAGTTTTCTCTTTAAAACTTTAATATTATTATTTATAATTAATTGAGGATTTTTTATAATCACTTTCAAAATATCTAAATATTTATATTTAGCAGGTGGATAAAATGTTTTAACTGTATGCCCAAATTTTATTAATTCTTCTTCTAATTAATTCTGATGGATATGTTTACCTCCACTTAAAAATATTTTCGAATTATCCGTTGAAACTATTGCTATTTTCATCACATCACCACAAATCTCTTTTCAATTGTTCTAAAATCTGAAAAGCTTCTTTTAATTCTTCAAAATCTACTTTTGTTAATATGTCTAAAGCTTTTTTTAATTCTGTTGTTGATAATTTTGATATATGCTGTAATATATTTTTTATTTCCGTTGAAGATATACCTTCAGTCCTTGGTAAATATACAACTTCACAATATTCCTTTAAAAAATCAAAATTCCCTTTCCAATCTTCCCCCATAACAAATATATCCACATTATACTTTTTTATATCTTCTATCTTTTGTTCCCAATTATTTTCCGGTATCACCATATCTACACATTTTATGTTTTTAACTATCTCTGCTCTTTGTTCATATGGAATTATTGACTTTTTTCCTTTTAATTGATTAAACTCATCTGTTGAAACGGCTACAATTAATTTGTCTCCTAATTCTTTTGCTCTTTGTAATAATCTTAAATGACCTATATGAAATAAATCAAATGTTCCGTATGTAATAACTGTTCTCATCTTTTCACCCCAATTTTATTAAAAAACTTGTCTATGATTTCTCTATCTTGAGTAATTGGTGAAAAATAAAATGCAAAAAATACCATAATAATTACAAAAAATAAGTTGATTAAAAACCAAAGATAATGATTAGATATATTTTTTGTAATAATAAAAATAATAATAGATAAAAATACAAATAACAATATATATAATAATGTTTTAAATTTATATGGATATATTTTATGTATCATTCTTACTTGTATAAACTTTAATATATTTACAACAACAATAGAAGCTGCAATAGAAAAAGCTACTCCCCACGAATATTTTGAGCCTAAAATAATTCCAAATAATAAACCTGTTGCTATCATTGCAAAACCATTTATTATTTCAAGCCATTCATATCCAGACATATTTAACAATGTTCCATTAGGACCAACAAAAGAATTAATAAATTGAGATAATATAATCATCGAAACAATTAATGTTCCTTTTGAATAATCTTCTCCTAAAAATCCTAATATTCTATTAATATGAATAATTATAAAACTAATTATTGGAAGCATAATATATGTATTCCAGCGAGAAACATCCTTAAATATTATATCTATTTTCTCCATATCTTTTTCTTTCCATGCATGTGCAAATTCTGGCATTGTAACATTTGCCAAAGCTGTTCCTAACATTGCTCCTATAGTTCCTAACGTCATACCAATTGAAAGATATCCAACTGCTTCATTTGTAGAAAACATTTTTTGCATAATTTTAGATAAATTTCCATATAAAGAATATGTAATAGTAATCATATAAAACTTCCATGAATTTTTTATAATCCATTTAAAAGATAATATTTTTTTGTTTGTATATCTTTTTAAGACAATAAATGGTGGTATTAATAATGAAAAGAAATAAGCTAATACATAGGAAAAGTAATTAGAAAATATTAAAAAAAATATAAAAAATGATCCTACTCTAGATAATCTAATCAATGTATCCCTTATGAAACTTGCAGTATCTTGCTTTTTAATTCCTATAAAATACGAATAAGTTAAGTTTTCTATCTGAGATAACATTACCAATAATAAAATAATAACTACATTAAATTTATTATATACTAATGTTTTATTAAATGTAAAATAAATTATTGGAAAGATTATAATATCTAAAATTATATATATTCTGACGAATTCGGAATATATTTCATCTGCATTCTTTATATTTTTTCCACTTTCTCTAATTAATAATGTGGGCAAACCTAAACTTAAAAATGAATAATACGTGCCAATAAATCCTAAAATAACATTAGCCTTACCATATTCAGATGCACCTAATAATTTTGCTATTATTAATTGAAATATAAATCCTATTCCACTACCCAAAAAAGTCCAAGAAAAAGCTTTAATTCCTTTTTTAAATAAATTCATATATTTCCTCCGAAATTATTTACCAAATATTTTTTTATATATTCTTTCACATGAATTATTATCTTTAAAAACAAAAAACATATCTTTTAATATGTTTCTACGCTCAAGATATTCATCTTGTTTTAGATTATATAAAATTGATTTTTGTAATTCCTGTTGTGTTTTAACTTTATCTCCCGGTGTCCAAAAATCATATGGATGTAATAATAATCCTCTTACTTTTATATATTCTTCAATATCATTATTAATAAATATCATAGGTTTATTTAATAATAAATAATCAAAATATATGCTTGAATAATCTGTTATTAACATATCTGAATCAGATAATATTTCATATAAGTCTATATCTTTTGAAGATAATGCGTTTTGCGATAAAAACACGAAATTATTTAAATTCATATTTTCATATATTTTCTTATAATATTTTTCTTCAATAGGATGTAATTTTGCTATAAACAATAAATTATTTTTTTCTAAAAAAACTTGAAATTCATTAATATCAAACTCTTTCATTCCAAAGATATTTTTATTTCTTTCAACACCCTCTTTTACATCTCTACTTATATAACCTTTTCTAAAAGTTGGAATAAAAAGGATTACCTTTTTATCTTTTTTTTCAATGATTTCATTTAATCTACCTTTTGAAAAATAATCTGTTCTTGGAAATCCCGTAATAATATATTTTCCATTATAATTTCCTGTTGTTGAGTTTAATAGTGTATTATATAAGGGTGATGAAGATATTATATAATCATATTTTTTCCAAACTCTTAAAATATAATTCTTTCTTTTTTCTGTATTATCTAAAAGCCCCATTGCTTTTAAAGGGATACCATGCCAAAATTGAATAAAAATTTGATCTTTTCTTTTTAAAAAAACATTTATATCATGCGATGTGCAAACATATTTAGAAGACTTAATTAAACTTAAATACTCAAAAATATTCTTTGCCTTATTTAATAATTTAACATTCAAATTTGTTTTTTCTTTTAGATATCTATAATATGCATAAGAATTTGATCCACTATATGGAGCTTCATCTATAATTAAAACATCATATTCATATTTTTTTATTGAAAATAATAATTCTAATATAAACTTAATTATTTTTTTTACCATTTAATTCCCCTCTTAATAAATCTCTAATAAAATTATATGCTTTATTTCCTATTATCTTTCTAATTTTTCTTCTAATTTGATTAGGTAATGGCTGCCAAGTTCCAGAAAAATGATGTATTGTATGAGTATTTTCAGAAACAATAATCTCACCGGTATGATCGTTTTTTGCGCAAAAATAATCGAAAGGATATATTGCTACTCCATCACCAAATTCTTGATATTTTCCCCCACCTATATAACCCATAGACTTTGATATTTCAGTTATGATTATAACATTAGTTGTTAAATCAAAAGATACATCTTTTAATATAAAATGCTTATCATTATAATAATCAAGAAGTTTTTTTATCCAATTATTGCCTGCTTTAGCACCTATTATTCCTGTAGGAATTAAATCATCAGTTTCAAATCCGGAAAATGCACTATGATGTAAAAATTTATCAAGATTTTTTATAACTTCTACATCAGTATCCATATAAATTCCGCCATATTCATATAAAACTTTTAATCTTACATAATCAGTAACAAATGCATATTTTTTTGATTCATAAGCTTCTTTAGCATATTGATTTTCATTTATATCAAAATTATCCTCATTCCATTCTATTATTTCATAATCTGGTAAATACTTTTTCCAACTAGATATACACTTATGTACTATATCAGGTTTTTTCCCTCTACCAAACCAACAATAATGTACTTTTTTAGGAATATTATTCAATTTATACACTCCTTACATATATTACTTTAGCTTTATTATCGAAATATTCTATTTTTGATTTTCTAGAAATTAAAAATATTGTTTCTTCTATTTTTGAATTTAAAATATTAAAGTCATTAATATCTTTAGAATTTAAAATAATTATATTTTTTGCGCTATTAATTTTAGATTCAATCTCTTTTATTTTCTCAATATCCAAATGATTAATTTTTATTATATTATAATCTAATTTACTAAATTCATTATATAATATATTCAATATATCTTCATTATCAATAGTATTGACCAATAATATATTCTCCTTGTTTAACATATATATATATTTTGATACATTTGAAAAATCTTCTGTTTTATTAATTACTAAATTTACCTTTTTATAATTATACTCAAAATCTTTTAAAGAATATACTCTATTATCCGATAATTCTATCTTTAATGCTATTATTGAAGCTAAAAATATTGATATGAAAAAACCTCCTAAGAAAAATATCTTAAACGATGGAAAATCTGGTCTTGTTGGAACAAAAGAATTATTTAATATTCTAGGTTTTTGGGATTCAATTAAATTTTTTAATCTTGTTTGTTCCAATGTTGATTTAACTATATTGTATTTTTCCTCAAGAATCTTTTGTTCTTTTTTTAAAGACAAATATTTATATAATATTGGTGACTGATTTGTAATTTCTTCGCTTAGCTTCTTTTCTAAATTTTGAAGCATATTATATTGAGTATCTAAAATTTCATATGAATATTTTAAAGTTTTATATCTATTTAATAAATCCATAGATATTGCACTTAAATACATATCCTTATTATTTATAAGGACATCTAATTTTTTTGATAATTCAGATTTCAACACATTAATTTTTGTTTCTAATTCAAATAATTTTGGTGAATTTGGAGAAATGATCTTTAATGATTCATATTCCAATTGAAGGTTTTCTAATTGAGTTTTTATATTCTTTATTTCAGAATTTTTCTCAGTTAAATATATTTCTTTCATTTCTTGGTCAATATCTAAATAAACATTTTCAAAATTTTTTATTTCAACTTCTAGAGAATTTTTATCCTCGTTATATTGATATATTTTTTTTACTACATCATAATATTTTTCCATTAAAGGATTTGTATCTGATATTTTATACTTTAGTTCATATTCAATTACTTCTTTGTTTATATCCTCTAAATCCTTATTAATTTGATCCAATAATGGAACTAACATAGATATTTTTTCATTATTTTTTTCTCTTTGTGTATTTATATAATACTCTATATAATATTGGTACCATTTATCTAAAATAGCTTTAACATATTCTGGATCTCTTTTTGAATATGAAATAGTTACAATATTTGTTCCACTTTTTGCTTCAATTATCAATTCTTCTTTCAATATATCTATTAAATCTCTTTCATAATAAATTTTTCCTCTAAGTCTATCAATAATATGTCTAGATTTGTTTTTTCTTTCTATCATATTAAAGTCATATACTAATTTTTTCAGTATTTCATCGTTTTTCATCTTTTCTATTTCTGTTTTTATTTCTGTATTATTTCCAGAATTAGATAATATTAATGACAAACCATCCCCTGAAGAACTTGAAGAGGATAATTCTAATTCAATATATGATGTATATGTTCTTGGAATAATGCTATATATATACATTATAGAAGAAAATATTAAAATAGATAATATTAAAATAACATACCATCGTCTTTTTATAGTATTAAAAATATCTCTAACAGTTATATCCTCTCTCATTTCAATCCTCCAAATAAATTTTATTATAATACATATATATAATTACTTCTACTAATATTGTAAAAGGCATAACTTGAGCTGGTGTATATACTCTATGCTCAGTCAATCCTGCTATTAATATTGCAAATATTGAATAATATACATAATTCGAAAAGAATTTATCTGGTATTTTTTTTGAAATGAAAAACATTTCTTTAATTAGAAAAATAAAAAATATAAATCCTATTATTCCAGTTTCTGCTAAAACATGCAAATATGAATTATGTGCATGTGCATCAGAAAAAATGACTCTAGATGTATTAAAATATAATAATCCTCTTATACCTTCAAACATATATGGAAAATCATTATATCTAGTAAAACCAATTCCTAATATAGGACTTTTTAAAAAATCATTTATTGCTCTTGGCCATAATATAAATAATCTATCAGAAATATTTGCAGTTCTGTTTGGATCATTTAAATCCATTATTTCTGTATTTTGAGTAGAAAGATTATATATACCATGTTCTGTAGATAAATAATATGCTGTTAATATAATTGTTATTGCACCTATAATAGTTATTATATAATATATTTTTTTCAACTTCCCACTTTTAAAAGAATAATTAATTACTATCAACCCTATTACCCAAATAAAAGCTAATTGAGATCCTCTTGATTTAGAAAAATACAAAGCTGCTAAATTTGATAAAAAATAAAACAAATTAAACAATGATTTATTATGTATTAAGTATATAAGTCCAAAAACACTTAACATTAAATAATAACCACCAGCAGCATTATGCGCTTTAAACAAATAATGATATATATCACCATCTGAAATACCAATTGGTTTCTTTGCTAAAAACGAAAATGTTAATCCTAAGGTTATTAAACTTATAATCTTATAAACTTTAATTATCAAATTATAATAATTAATCTTTGATTTAAAATTAGTAGTTAATATTGGTATAAACAATGGCATATATGTAATATAAAAATTGCCATCATGTCTAAAATTTTCATATGAAAAGAATTTTGAAAAAGGTATTCCTGTAATAATAGCACTAATTAAATAAAAATATCCAATAATATATAATAGTTTATTTGTTCTTGATATATATATTTTATCTGGAAAAAATATATATAATATCAAAAATAATATACCAAAAACTATAAAAATAGGGTATGCTGGGATTAAATTGAAAAATGAGAACAAAAAAGCTGTTATATAGAATATAACTACCAAATCCTTTAAGTTCATCATTTTTCAAATAACTCCTCTATACCCTTTATATATTTTTCATATGAAAATTTATTATGGAAATAATCAGAATCAATTTCTTTTGAATATTTTTCTGGAGATTTATATATATTCATTATAATATCTTTAATCTCATGTATATCATCTACCAAATATCCATTTTTTTCATTTATTATTTCAGGTATTCCGCCTATATTCCTTGCTATAATTATCTTCTTATGATACAACGCTTCAATTAATACAGTAGGAAGAGAATCATCTATATATGGATAATGAATAAATACATTTGTTAATTCTAAATGACCACTTACATCATCTGTATGTCCAATTAATAATACATTATTTGATAAATTATTTAATTCAATATATTTTTTTATTTTTTCTAAATAATCTTTATTTTTTTCATTTGCATCTCCGATAATCATTAATTTAATATTATTATTTAGTATATCTTTTAAACTTTTTATTATTTCCAATTGTCCTTTTGAAGGCTGTATCCAACCTATTACCGAAATAATAAAATCATTTTCAGATAAATTATATAATCTTCTATAATATTCTTCATTATACTTAGGAACCATATCCGGTATTCCATTGTATAATACTGATAATTTGTTTTCATTTACCCCTATTCGAATTAAACTGTTTTTTACAGTTTCTGATACACAAGAAATATGATAAAAATAATTATTAAATACTCTTTTAATAGCAGATTTTAATGGTGAAATAAAATCACCATTAACTACATCATGAATTCTTGCTATAGCTTTTACATTAGTTTTTTTCGCAACTTGACCTCCATAAATATGAGCCTTCATTGAATTTGTAAAAATTATATCTATATTATTTTCTTTTACAAAATCAGAAATACTATTAATCATACTTTTATATTCAAATATATTTATTATATTTTTAAATGAAATTTTTGATCTGCTAATTTTTAAAAAATCCTTGCTTAATGGAAATACTTTATAATCAACATTTATTTCCTTTAATTTTTCTGTAAATTCACTCTCTGTTGTCACACCAACAATAATATTGTATTTACTTTTATCATGTCTTTTTAAATAGTCCACTAATACCTTTTCAGCACCACCAAACCAATATGCATGATCTAATATCAATATGTTTTTCATATAGACACCAACTCTTTTTTAATTTTCTCTTGAAATACTGTTATATCAAATTCTTTCGCTCTTTTTATTATCATATCTCTTTTATTATATTTCCAATTTTCCTCAATAATTTTATATATTGCTTCTGAAATTTCTTTTTCGTCTTTAGGTTTAACATGTAATCCGGTAACACCTTTTATGTTATGATATGTTGTTCC
The nucleotide sequence above comes from Marinitoga litoralis. Encoded proteins:
- a CDS encoding GumC family protein, encoding MREDITVRDIFNTIKRRWYVILILSILIFSSIMYIYSIIPRTYTSYIELELSSSSSSGDGLSLILSNSGNNTEIKTEIEKMKNDEILKKLVYDFNMIERKNKSRHIIDRLRGKIYYERDLIDILKEELIIEAKSGTNIVTISYSKRDPEYVKAILDKWYQYYIEYYINTQREKNNEKISMLVPLLDQINKDLEDINKEVIEYELKYKISDTNPLMEKYYDVVKKIYQYNEDKNSLEVEIKNFENVYLDIDQEMKEIYLTEKNSEIKNIKTQLENLQLEYESLKIISPNSPKLFELETKINVLKSELSKKLDVLINNKDMYLSAISMDLLNRYKTLKYSYEILDTQYNMLQNLEKKLSEEITNQSPILYKYLSLKKEQKILEEKYNIVKSTLEQTRLKNLIESQKPRILNNSFVPTRPDFPSFKIFFLGGFFISIFLASIIALKIELSDNRVYSLKDFEYNYKKVNLVINKTEDFSNVSKYIYMLNKENILLVNTIDNEDILNILYNEFSKLDYNIIKINHLDIEKIKEIESKINSAKNIIILNSKDINDFNILNSKIEETIFLISRKSKIEYFDNKAKVIYVRSV
- a CDS encoding O-antigen ligase family protein; translation: MMNLKDLVVIFYITAFLFSFFNLIPAYPIFIVFGILFLILYIFFPDKIYISRTNKLLYIIGYFYLISAIITGIPFSKFFSYENFRHDGNFYITYMPLFIPILTTNFKSKINYYNLIIKVYKIISLITLGLTFSFLAKKPIGISDGDIYHYLFKAHNAAGGYYLMLSVFGLIYLIHNKSLFNLFYFLSNLAALYFSKSRGSQLAFIWVIGLIVINYSFKSGKLKKIYYIITIIGAITIILTAYYLSTEHGIYNLSTQNTEIMDLNDPNRTANISDRLFILWPRAINDFLKSPILGIGFTRYNDFPYMFEGIRGLLYFNTSRVIFSDAHAHNSYLHVLAETGIIGFIFFIFLIKEMFFISKKIPDKFFSNYVYYSIFAILIAGLTEHRVYTPAQVMPFTILVEVIIYMYYNKIYLED
- a CDS encoding glycosyltransferase, whose protein sequence is MKNILILDHAYWFGGAEKVLVDYLKRHDKSKYNIIVGVTTESEFTEKLKEINVDYKVFPLSKDFLKISRSKISFKNIINIFEYKSMINSISDFVKENNIDIIFTNSMKAHIYGGQVAKKTNVKAIARIHDVVNGDFISPLKSAIKRVFNNYFYHISCVSETVKNSLIRIGVNENKLSVLYNGIPDMVPKYNEEYYRRLYNLSENDFIISVIGWIQPSKGQLEIIKSLKDILNNNIKLMIIGDANEKNKDYLEKIKKYIELNNLSNNVLLIGHTDDVSGHLELTNVFIHYPYIDDSLPTVLIEALYHKKIIIARNIGGIPEIINEKNGYLVDDIHEIKDIIMNIYKSPEKYSKEIDSDYFHNKFSYEKYIKGIEELFEK